The genomic segment CAAGAATTTTCCTTTGCAATCGTCAGATCAATCAACATGTCTTATCGGGCTTTCAATCATTCATCTACTTTATTCATATTCATACGCACCAGCGTAACTAACttctatataaagttgttggaaatatatgtcggagatgaaagaacATCGAGACCTTTCTTTTGCAATCTTTCGGAcaatccccaatactttagtctagACTTTGGATTACggctgtatttaaataataaaacttaaaagtaactgtttatgatttaatctgATTATGTTTGCCGGGGATTTATAACAATAgtcttgggctcgaagtgacctGATCCCTAAACGTGACTACGTAAACGGGATGGACGTTTTCACCTAAAAGAGGTATGGAATAATTGTATAGCTCTCTTACAAATATTGTTGACCTGAGGGATACAGGGAGGTACAGAAAATAGTACCAATAAGTTgagtccgacttagactttgaaaGAAATCATTTGCTATCCCGTTAACCGTGTATTCATTATTGAACCTAAGATTATTGTCATTAGCACCTCGAAGTATCTAATCGTTACGGTTACTTATgaaattctgtaataatcaTTAAATGTTATCTATATTGTCTAGTAACAATGGCTAATCCAAATGAAGATTCGTCACGCTCTAACCCCAACGATAACTcgacatatataatatctatacTAATAAAActacctctattatcctaatcgaaataggggatcgatctGTTCGTGGCATCGATTGTCTAATCGTAAGGAGAATTTTCGACTCCCCGCGACTGATCGAATAAACATAATCGTGTCTTTTAATAACAAAcagcaaaaattaaaaattccctCGTAACCGAATTTGGTAAATTACAGAGCAAACTACTTAGCTCGACTCGAGTATCCCACTGGCTCGAATAACTTCACTTTGCCCTAATATACCTCGTTTTCCCTGCTCGTTTCCCTGCcctgatttttttttcttctttttccatctTGCTCTTATTATTATGGGCTCGGtttccgatcgatcgataacgAGGGCCGAACGCTGAGTGCGGAGGGAGCATGTCCCGATCGTATCATGGCTGCATTAAGCCTCAAGAGTTGTTTTAATTGACCGGTTCGCGCGTCGTTCGTCTTCGATGCGGAACttgaaatcgatcgatttcacTCGCAgataattcgattataaaCCAGTTGGTGGTTGGCGATTTTTCTGCAATTTTTCCCAATATGGTGTAACGCCCGTCGAAAGAGAAAATGTAGCGATTGATTGAGTTGTTGCGATGTCTTATCCTCGCATCTTGCGATAATACattctatattaaaaattatgacggaatacttgTACACTTATGTTTTCGATGGAATTATCCTTGTCTCTTCGAAAGCTTATACAGAGCAACGTACGTTTAATTGGAAATCAACAATTTTTGCAACATTTTTTTGCCACGTCATCTATCGAATTTATCCTTCCAACTTCTCAGAAAAGTTCAAGTCCGTTTTGAAGAGTGTGTCGATGCTCTTGTCCATACGCAGTGCATAGCTTCGTAATGGTCACACACATACACGGCATCGAGCATTACTTTATCATGTCGTGTGCAGTACTCTCTGGTCGATAATGTTAACGTGCCCGTAGCAACGACACGCGAGAACAAGTTGCCTGCATCAACAAGCCTTGAAAATAACCCCGAAAGTAATCAAATACCGTCATATATCACTTCACCCTTATTATCCCTTATTATCGACGTTCGATAACACCGAATGTACCTTGTCGCTCGAACGATAACTAGAAACGTTGGTGTTTGTTTCAGGTAGCCGCTCAAGTCCGTCCGCAGAATGCTGACAGCTGCCgtttacataatttaaataGGTAAGTGAACATGTTGTGGGAAAATTGGTTGAACGGACTGATAACGCGTACGTGAAAGTCTcaacgatatttaaaaagttataagcGATTTCGACGTGAGATTCACGCGAATGATAAACTTTCTCGTCTGGATATAGCTCATTAAGCGATAGCGTATAAACGCGGCCGACGCATCGATAACCGTTTTTACAAGCTGCCATCCTTTAAGGAGAATCATAACGATGTCCCTTCAATGTGCACGAAAGCCGATCATTTATTAAACCGCTGGTTTGCATTCGACTTTGTATCATATGTTCTATCGTGTGAAAATCGAGCACGATTTTTCGAGTACCGACGAGCGAACACGAGCCGTGTCGTTCCGCGAAAGTTATTACGTGGCCGTGTCGTTTGCCACGGTATTATGATGAATTCCGTCCTCATTATCTGTCTCATTAAGCCTGTACCGTGCCTGTCGTTTGCTTGCCTCAAATAAAGTTCTTTCacctttattttttcttttcttaattttttattattcgcgAGAAAGTCTGCGCCGGTCGAAAATCGAGAAAGAAGctttttaaatgtaatatcGCGTGcgtacgaaacattttcaaatttcattagtaCCGCGAGACAGGATGATCGTGATTATATTGGCCGAGTCTGAAACCATCCGAAAATGTATGTAGAAATGATATTTATCGGAAACATACGTGTATTCAGTAAGAAATGAGTTATACACCGTACGATTAATCATCCTAAACGTATAACAAGCGTTGTTAAGTTTGTTAATATAATGGATAAtcgatcgtttaaatattttatcatctatatgaaatatatacgtatgtgcaatttctatatatttggAAATCACGACACGTTGAGTCTCATAGCATTGCCAacataatttcaaaatgtttctcgTAATACACGTAAATTCGGAGAAGGTATCCACAAGAGTTGAAACGCATTCGTgaatctatatttaatatagcaTATTCGTTCGTGAAACCTGTAATTAAAAACCTAATCGGAAGTTGTCGACCTTCGCGGTGACGTATGGTCGATATATCTCGAGCCACCATAAACGGTCGACGTTTAATAGGTTGGATATAGCGCAAAAATGACGCGAGACAACAAAAGTGAGGGAATGATCGTTAGTCCGATTCATCTTTGCGCGAACTATTCGCGTAATGCGAACCGTGTACCGATCGAACTAAAGCCAAACATGTTTCACCATAGATGTTACAGATTGTCCAGGATGGACGTAATCGCCTACAATCACCATCACGAGATCGCGAGCGTCGAATACAGTATCGATGACGGTGACGCCGAGAGCCAGAACGAGGACGACGACGAGGAAATTCCTTCGTACATCGACATCGACCAGCTGGTTCTACCTGTAGATCAGTTGTTCATGAACAATGGCGACAATACTGGCAATACACCACTCAGGAAAAGCTTATTCTCCAATGTGGCGCCGTACATCGTGTTCCAGTCGTTCGACAGCATGGGACCAATAATGCCCTACGAAGTAACCAAATACCTGAAGTGGCATCTCAGCACGATCACACCACTAATCGTACGTCATACCTTGACCAACTCAGGTTTTCATCTGATGAAAATATGCCAGGAGTGGTGTGGAACTTGGGGCAAGCACATGAAGTCGTCGTGCTTCAAGGCACTGAAGGAGTCGCAGAAGATCAACCACTTCCCAGGCACCTTCCAGATCGGCCGAAAGGATTGCCTGTGGTTAAATCTGAGCAGGATGATGCTGAAACACGGGGCGCAAGAGTTCGATTTCGTTCCAAGAACCTACGTATTGCCGCGTGATCTCAGCAGTTTTCGCCAAGTGTGGAAGAAATTGGGCAGCAAGGAAAAATGGATCGTGAAACCACCGGCGTCCGCCAGAGGCACGGGAATAAAAGTGGTGAACCGCTGGTCGCAGATCCCGAGGAAGCGCGCGGTAATCGTGCAACACTACTTGTCCAGACCAAAGCTCATCAGTGGGATGAAGTTCGATCTGCGTCTCTACGTTCTGGTCACGAGCTTCAACCCATTGAAGATCTACATCTATCCGGACGGGCTGGTTCGGTTCGCCTCCGTCAAATACAGCGACGACATAAGCTACCTCAACAACCGCTTCATGCATCTGACCAATTACAGTATCAACAAAACCAACTCTACGTACACTGACAAGTGGGCACTTAAGACGCTTTGGTCTTATCTAGAGCAGGAACACGTAAACGTTTCCATGTTATGGGCCAGTATGAAGGACATCGTCGTGAAAACGATGATAGCTGGTGAATCGAATATCACCCCTCTGACGAGGATTAACACATCGTCTCGGTACTGTTGCTACGAGCTATTTGGATTTGATATTCTTTTGGACGAGAACTTGAAGCCTTGGTTGCTAGAAGTGAACATCTCGCCTTCGTTGAAGTCTTCCTCGGGGTTAGACAGCGCTATCAAAGGACCATTGATCCAGGCTGTGCTCAATATAGTTGGCTATCAACTACCAAACTCTTTACCGGCTAAAGAGGCCAAGAAACTAGCAGAGAAATATCAGTTAGACATAGTGTGCCAAGATTACAGGCTACATAAAACCACGTTGAGTTACGATGAACGTGTTAAACAGTCTGTTTATTCGAATCTGAGGAATCGAGAGGAATATTTGGAATCTATAATCAAAAGTTTGACTCCGGATGATGTTAGGCAGCTGATCGTGTACGAGGACGAGCTAACGCAGTTGAAtacgtttgaaaaaatttttccaaCGGCTACTAGCTACAAGTACCTGCAGTACTTTGACGTTCCAAGGTACTATAACCTGCTGTTCGATGCCTGGGAGACAAAATACGCGGAAAATAGGTCGGAAGGGATAATGAGATTACAGAAACTCTGCCAGCAGAAATATCATTTGGACCAGGCATCTGTCTGTTAGGTGACTATGTTTATACTCCAGGGGCTTAAACTGATGCTGTTCTCGTCGCGACCGCGTTGACGAAACCGTCGCGATGAATCAGAAAAGCAAAAGtgggaggaaaaaagaaaatggaaaaatgccggagccctttctctttcttttttatatatacatatatatctatatacatgtatactgTATCGCCATCTTGTTGTACGCGAATGACCGATCTAGGGACTATATGTTACGAAATGTTCACGTTATGTGCCTATTTCACGGTtgtgcaatttttcttttatgtgCGACATTGTTTGGcttaataaatcattttacaACGATGAAAATGTTTCAGCAAATTGTTTGGTTATTTCTCTTCAGGATCTCCAGGATCGGGTTTCTGGATTTATGTCAGcataattggaaaaatacacagatttgtaaaattcttgTTTAATGTACTTTTGTGATACATTTTATTTGCAGATTCAGATACAGGAGTGTATTGATAACTCGTAAATACGATGTTTATTGACATGTTCGGTTCTTATTGGATCTCTtcgtgaaataataaaatttataagtaGATTGCGTTAATGCATCGATGCTCTGCAGTAACGGTGGGCAGTTTTCGAAAATTATGTTGATAAAAATAGGTCTTGACATGTtcagtttttattaaatccaTTTATGAAACAAAAGTGACAGTTAggttggaatatttaattttcaattcgatAAAAAGATGGCTATTGTCGTTGAGTTATGTTATCTGAAAATTACACTAACAGATGTCATTGTTCATTTAGGTGAACCTGTTATCAGTGTTACAGTAGAACAAAACATGTCAATAAACGTAATTGTAATAGTTAAAAGCAAAAAGCTTATTAGAATTTGTTGTCCAAATTCTCTATTTTTGTGAACAATATGtatgaaataaacgaattaaaatgTCAATTACTCCCAGCTGTCGTCGTTCTTTCGCATCattgtaattctttttttaattcctcgatagtaaaataaaaaagatggaGATTGATATCGATACAGCACATCTTAATTCTGTAGATCGCTCCCTTAACTATACTTTCATCgtgtatttcattaaaaatataaataaacgaagtcAAAAAGCATactttatacaataatataataaaaatgacaaaaatcGAAAATTAACGCGAACAAATTTCGCCCATCTCACGCCATTCAACGCCATTTCGAGCCACCAGCTATCGATCTCACGAACGATGTCCCAACTTCAAAACACACGATAATCCAAAAAAGATAAATCCACAAACTTCACTCGTTTCACCCATCACTAACCTCTAACTTTCTCACTTTCGGTCAAACACTTTAAATTCCCAGTGACACCAATCTGGCTTCCAACTCAACTCGATTCTAACGGGACCACCACGACCAGAAACAGAAAAATCGCGAGGCGatcgagacgagacgagaaagAAGCAATGACGATTCGATCGCAGCGAGACTCCAGTACGAGTACCTGTTCCGGTAAATTATCATCCACTTACAATCTCGAGGACGACGAAATGTATTCTTACGTGGACATCACCGAACGGCTGGTGATGGCCAGACCATTTCGTCGAACAATCGTCGATCCAGTCGGTTCTGGCGACAAAAACTTGTTGCTATCGATGCGATGGAGCTTGTTCGCCCATGTGCCGCCATTCATTATCTTTCATTCGAACGAGACCGCCAAACTCCCTGATCAGATCACCAGACACCTGCTTTGGTGGAAGACGAAGAGAAACACGCCAAAAATCCTGGCCGCCGTGGTTCGTAACTCTGGCTTCAAGACGACCAACAGGTCTACGGACAATTGGTGCGGCACTTGGTGCAGCACTTCCGCTTACACGAAACTAAGACGCACGAAGAACTTCTCCAAAGTGAATCATTTTCCCAGTTGCGACGAGTTAGGTGACAAAATACTACTCTGGAGAAACTTTCGTAGGATGAGGAAGAAGTTTGGCGCCAACAATTTTTACTACATGCCAATGACCTTTGTTCTACCTAGCGAGAGAGCTAATTTGAAGAAGCTGATGGAGAAGAACGGCGGGTTTTGGATCGTGAAGCCTCCGGATTCTTGCGCAGGCAGCGGAATAAAAATAGTTTCCAATTTCTACGAGATTCCTACTTATCGATCCTACGTGGTTCAAAGGTACATCTCCTCGCCCAGACTGATCGATGGTATTAAATTTGACATGAGATTGTACGTACTGCTGACCAGCATCGATCCCCTTAGGATCTACGTTTATAACGAAGGTTTGGTTAGACTAGCTACCATCAAGTATATTAATCACGTGGACACGCTGTCGGATAGGTTCATGCACCTAACGAACACCAGCGTGAACAAAGTCAATCCGAATTTCAAACCTAACGACGATCCAAACAAGTGTAAAGGTAACATGTGGTCGTTGAACTGTCTATGGAAATATCTGGCGGCGATGGACGACGTGGACATTCTTCAAATTTGGACCAAAATCAAGGACATCGCTATTAAGACCGTAATCTCTGCGGAACCATCTTTACACAGAGCCTGGAAGAGAACTTCCATGACGACTTATAATTTCTATCAGCTTTTCGGTTTCGACGTTTTATTGGATAGACAGTATCGACCTTGGCTGCTCGAAGTCAACGATTTTCCTTCAATGGAACCTGATACACCGTTGTGTAAATTGGTCAAAGGACAATTGGCTGAGGATTACCTGAACCTAGTCGGTTTTCACGTACCTGATCTGCTGAATTGCAAGGAATTGAGGCTTCTCAGGCTGATTTACAGGAAGAACGCTATTTGTTATAATCGACAGCTGTACTCGAATATGCTGACACGACAAGTTAGAAAGAAgcagtacaattttataaacaagGCTACtaggaaatattatttgaaatcgaTCTTGAAACATCTTACGCCGGATGACGTCAGAGTTCTGATAAGGCACGAGGATGAGATGGTGCAGACTGGTGGTTTCGAGAGAATCTTTCCTACGTGTGAGACGTACAAgtactttcctttctttgAAGCAGttagatattataatttgctATTGGATGCCTGGGAGAACGAGTATACGCATAATCGATTAAGAGGCATCGAGAGACTGAGGAAACTTTGTaggaaaaaatatcatttgtcTTGAAGGTACTGTCTTCTGATTATGACAGCGTTATTCTGAAATTTTGTTCGAGGAAAAGCATTCAAAGGAATGTTGCACTTGGTGGTTTTTCGAGTAACTTGGAGCCAGTTCATTTTCCTCGTGGATTAAAATTAACAAGTATTT from the Bombus fervidus isolate BK054 chromosome 12, iyBomFerv1, whole genome shotgun sequence genome contains:
- the LOC139992908 gene encoding tubulin monoglutamylase TTLL4 produces the protein MTIRSQRDSSTSTCSGKLSSTYNLEDDEMYSYVDITERLVMARPFRRTIVDPVGSGDKNLLLSMRWSLFAHVPPFIIFHSNETAKLPDQITRHLLWWKTKRNTPKILAAVVRNSGFKTTNRSTDNWCGTWCSTSAYTKLRRTKNFSKVNHFPSCDELGDKILLWRNFRRMRKKFGANNFYYMPMTFVLPSERANLKKLMEKNGGFWIVKPPDSCAGSGIKIVSNFYEIPTYRSYVVQRYISSPRLIDGIKFDMRLYVLLTSIDPLRIYVYNEGLVRLATIKYINHVDTLSDRFMHLTNTSVNKVNPNFKPNDDPNKCKGNMWSLNCLWKYLAAMDDVDILQIWTKIKDIAIKTVISAEPSLHRAWKRTSMTTYNFYQLFGFDVLLDRQYRPWLLEVNDFPSMEPDTPLCKLVKGQLAEDYLNLVGFHVPDLLNCKELRLLRLIYRKNAICYNRQLYSNMLTRQVRKKQYNFINKATRKYYLKSILKHLTPDDVRVLIRHEDEMVQTGGFERIFPTCETYKYFPFFEAVRYYNLLLDAWENEYTHNRLRGIERLRKLCRKKYHLS
- the LOC139993281 gene encoding tubulin monoglutamylase TTLL4; amino-acid sequence: MDVIAYNHHHEIASVEYSIDDGDAESQNEDDDEEIPSYIDIDQLVLPVDQLFMNNGDNTGNTPLRKSLFSNVAPYIVFQSFDSMGPIMPYEVTKYLKWHLSTITPLIVRHTLTNSGFHLMKICQEWCGTWGKHMKSSCFKALKESQKINHFPGTFQIGRKDCLWLNLSRMMLKHGAQEFDFVPRTYVLPRDLSSFRQVWKKLGSKEKWIVKPPASARGTGIKVVNRWSQIPRKRAVIVQHYLSRPKLISGMKFDLRLYVLVTSFNPLKIYIYPDGLVRFASVKYSDDISYLNNRFMHLTNYSINKTNSTYTDKWALKTLWSYLEQEHVNVSMLWASMKDIVVKTMIAGESNITPLTRINTSSRYCCYELFGFDILLDENLKPWLLEVNISPSLKSSSGLDSAIKGPLIQAVLNIVGYQLPNSLPAKEAKKLAEKYQLDIVCQDYRLHKTTLSYDERVKQSVYSNLRNREEYLESIIKSLTPDDVRQLIVYEDELTQLNTFEKIFPTATSYKYLQYFDVPRYYNLLFDAWETKYAENRSEGIMRLQKLCQQKYHLDQASVC